From Amycolatopsis sp. YIM 10, the proteins below share one genomic window:
- a CDS encoding ABC transporter substrate-binding protein, with amino-acid sequence MRRSFRAVALLLSVVLGGTLLTGCGAAPGQSPALVVWSLENLTDRFQATQRITARFTEATGIPVELVAIDENQFSQLVMSAAAAGKMPDVIGALPLTATWQLAGNELLDKTASQEIVRALGPGTFSRRALELTSDDGGQLAVPSDGWAQILVYRKDLFAAAGLAPPDTYDRITEAARRLNQGDRAGISMATAANDAATGQAFEGLAVGNGCQLVGDDGGIAIDSEPCRHTFGFVGDVAGKYAPPGAQDIDSTRATYFAGRSAMIVWSSFLLDELGGLRDDALPACPECAADPGFLARNSGVISAIGGPDSAEPAQYGELTSWTVQVGAKREEAKKFVEFMMGEQAYPEWLAMAPEGKIPARRGTAAEPEKFAEAWETFPAGVDAKRPLAEIYPPETIAALRESPERFARWGFEQGQGVLVGATAGEMPVPKAVDAMLGGSPPDEAAEEAADEIRSIQTSLK; translated from the coding sequence ATGCGACGGAGCTTCCGGGCGGTGGCGCTCCTGCTCAGCGTGGTGCTGGGCGGAACGCTGCTCACGGGGTGCGGGGCGGCACCGGGGCAGAGCCCGGCACTGGTGGTCTGGAGCCTGGAGAACCTGACCGACCGGTTCCAGGCGACCCAGCGGATCACCGCGCGGTTCACCGAGGCGACCGGCATCCCGGTCGAGCTGGTGGCGATCGACGAGAACCAGTTCAGCCAGCTGGTGATGTCCGCCGCGGCGGCGGGCAAGATGCCGGACGTGATCGGCGCGCTGCCGCTGACCGCGACCTGGCAGCTGGCGGGCAACGAACTGCTCGACAAGACCGCGAGCCAGGAGATCGTGCGCGCGCTCGGCCCGGGCACCTTCTCCCGCCGGGCACTGGAACTCACCAGCGACGACGGCGGCCAGCTCGCCGTGCCCTCGGACGGCTGGGCGCAGATCCTGGTCTACCGCAAGGACTTGTTCGCCGCGGCCGGGCTCGCCCCGCCGGACACCTACGACCGGATCACCGAAGCCGCGCGGCGGCTGAACCAGGGTGACCGGGCCGGGATCTCGATGGCCACCGCGGCCAACGACGCGGCCACCGGGCAGGCGTTCGAAGGGCTCGCCGTCGGCAACGGCTGCCAGCTCGTCGGTGACGACGGCGGCATCGCGATCGACAGCGAGCCGTGCCGCCACACCTTCGGCTTCGTCGGTGATGTGGCGGGGAAGTACGCGCCGCCGGGCGCGCAGGACATCGACAGCACCCGCGCCACCTACTTCGCCGGCCGGTCCGCGATGATCGTCTGGTCCTCCTTCCTGCTCGACGAACTCGGCGGCCTGCGCGACGACGCGCTGCCCGCCTGCCCGGAATGCGCCGCCGATCCGGGTTTCCTGGCCCGCAACAGCGGGGTGATCAGCGCGATCGGCGGCCCGGACTCGGCCGAACCCGCGCAGTACGGCGAACTGACCTCGTGGACGGTCCAGGTGGGCGCGAAACGCGAGGAGGCCAAGAAGTTCGTCGAGTTCATGATGGGGGAGCAGGCCTACCCCGAGTGGCTGGCGATGGCGCCGGAGGGCAAGATCCCGGCCCGGCGCGGCACCGCGGCCGAACCGGAGAAGTTCGCCGAGGCGTGGGAAACCTTCCCGGCCGGGGTGGACGCCAAGCGCCCGCTCGCCGAGATCTACCCGCCGGAGACCATCGCCGCCCTGCGCGAAAGCCCGGAACGCTTCGCCCGCTGGGGATTCGAGCAGGGACAGGGAGTTCTGGTCGGGGCCACCGCGGGGGAGATGCCGGTGCCGAAGGCGGTGGACGCGATGCTCGGCGGCAGCCCGCCGGACGAGGCCGCCGAAGAAGCCGCGGACGAGATCCGCTCGATCCAGACGTCACTGAAGTGA
- a CDS encoding zinc-binding dehydrogenase, giving the protein MRVVQFTGPRQVELAEFAPEPLGEGQVRVRTRFSGISAGTELTAYRGTNPYLTRTWNADLRLFTENSQAPGLQYPVVGWGYSEAGEVVEAGESTGFRPGDQVWGIWGHRSEAVVPAGKLRPVPHGLDPLAASFARVGAVALNAILAADLHLGEVVTIFGQGVIGLLATQMARRSGAEVVAVDGLAARRARALEAGAARAFDPMGEPVAEGVREHTGGTGADVAIELSGSYLALHEAIRTVTAGGRVVAAGFYQDEGRGLRLGEEFHHNRVELVSSQIGGVSARLSGRWDQARLNHTFLRLSAEGVLDPVPLVTHRLPPSRVAEAYRLLDTGPGDALQIVLDFDQE; this is encoded by the coding sequence GTGCGCGTTGTCCAGTTCACCGGGCCGCGACAGGTCGAACTGGCCGAGTTCGCGCCCGAACCGCTCGGGGAGGGCCAGGTCCGGGTGCGCACCCGGTTCTCCGGCATCTCGGCGGGCACCGAACTGACCGCCTACCGCGGCACCAACCCGTACCTGACCCGCACCTGGAACGCCGACCTGCGGTTGTTCACCGAGAACTCCCAAGCTCCCGGGCTCCAGTACCCGGTCGTCGGCTGGGGCTACTCCGAAGCGGGTGAGGTGGTCGAGGCCGGCGAAAGCACCGGATTCCGGCCAGGCGACCAGGTCTGGGGCATCTGGGGTCATCGCAGCGAAGCCGTGGTGCCCGCCGGAAAGCTCCGGCCGGTACCGCACGGGCTCGATCCGCTGGCCGCTTCGTTCGCCAGGGTCGGCGCGGTCGCGCTCAACGCCATCCTGGCCGCGGACCTGCACCTCGGCGAGGTCGTGACGATCTTCGGCCAGGGCGTGATCGGCCTGCTGGCCACTCAGATGGCGCGGCGCAGCGGGGCCGAGGTGGTCGCGGTGGACGGACTCGCGGCCCGGCGCGCGCGGGCGCTCGAAGCCGGTGCCGCGCGCGCGTTCGACCCGATGGGCGAGCCGGTCGCGGAGGGCGTGCGGGAGCACACCGGCGGCACCGGCGCGGACGTGGCGATCGAGCTGAGCGGTTCGTACCTGGCGCTGCACGAGGCCATCCGCACGGTCACCGCGGGCGGCCGCGTGGTCGCCGCCGGGTTCTACCAGGACGAGGGCCGCGGGCTGCGGCTCGGCGAGGAGTTCCACCACAACCGCGTCGAACTGGTCAGCTCGCAGATCGGCGGGGTGAGCGCGCGGCTGTCCGGGCGGTGGGACCAGGCGCGGCTCAACCACACCTTCCTGCGGTTGAGCGCCGAGGGTGTGCTCGACCCGGTTCCGCTGGTCACCCACCGGCTCCCGCCGTCGCGGGTGGCCGAGGCCTACCGCCTGCTCGACACCGGCCCCGGTGACGCGCTGCAGATCGTGCTCGATTTCGACCAGGAGTAG
- a CDS encoding sugar phosphate isomerase/epimerase family protein — MPRFGCQEQLLPGDTLERKWEFAQEAGYHAIELRGRGDYALLDRLPELRRAAASGVVMPTVCVEMSHFFGAFDPELRADAIAQLKSQLSVIAELGGQGVMTPASYGMFSRRLPPFKPPRSEAEDREVLLAGLTELGEHAAIEGVRLYLEPLNRYEDHMVNRLGQAAELIDETGLDSIRIAADTYHMNIEEDDPVTALATAERHLGHVHVSESNRNQPGTGHVDWPGVLGALAAIGYPGYLTLECRLRGEPAEALRSVPSFLRRAS, encoded by the coding sequence GTGCCCCGTTTCGGCTGTCAGGAACAGTTGCTGCCAGGAGACACCCTCGAACGCAAGTGGGAGTTCGCCCAGGAAGCCGGCTACCACGCGATCGAACTGCGCGGGCGCGGTGACTACGCGCTGCTCGACCGGCTGCCCGAACTGCGGCGCGCGGCCGCGTCCGGGGTGGTCATGCCGACCGTCTGCGTGGAGATGTCCCACTTCTTCGGCGCCTTCGACCCGGAACTGCGTGCCGACGCGATCGCGCAGCTGAAGTCCCAGCTGTCGGTGATCGCCGAACTCGGCGGGCAGGGCGTGATGACCCCGGCGTCGTACGGCATGTTCTCGCGGCGCCTGCCGCCGTTCAAACCGCCGCGAAGCGAGGCCGAGGACCGCGAAGTGCTGCTCGCCGGGCTCACCGAACTGGGCGAGCACGCCGCGATCGAGGGCGTGCGCCTCTATCTCGAGCCGCTCAACCGCTACGAAGACCACATGGTCAACCGGCTCGGACAGGCCGCCGAGCTGATCGACGAGACCGGCCTGGACTCGATCCGGATCGCCGCGGACACCTACCACATGAACATCGAAGAGGACGATCCCGTCACGGCGCTGGCCACGGCCGAACGCCACCTCGGGCACGTGCACGTCAGCGAGTCGAACCGGAACCAGCCGGGCACCGGGCACGTCGACTGGCCGGGGGTGCTGGGTGCGCTGGCCGCGATCGGCTACCCGGGCTACCTGACCCTGGAGTGCCGCCTGCGCGGGGAACCGGCCGAGGCGCTGCGCTCGGTGCCGTCGTTCCTGCGACGGGCCTCGTGA
- a CDS encoding peroxidase-related enzyme (This protein belongs to a clade of uncharacterized proteins related to peroxidases such as the alkylhydroperoxidase AhpD.): MSDDVSRFPVVELAELPEDLRERVGAIAEKSGFVPNIFRALGHRPAELRAFLDYHDALMDSSDGLSKAERELVVVATSGANHCTYCVVAHGAILRIRAKDPELADRVSSNPWQVELDERGRAIVDLALALAHDSARFGETELAAARAAGLTEDEIWDVGAITALFAMSNRLAHLTALRPNAEFFTMGR; this comes from the coding sequence ATGAGCGATGACGTGAGCCGGTTCCCCGTGGTCGAACTCGCCGAACTGCCCGAGGACCTGCGCGAGCGCGTCGGCGCGATCGCCGAGAAGTCCGGGTTCGTGCCCAACATCTTCCGCGCGCTGGGCCACCGCCCGGCCGAGCTGCGGGCGTTCCTCGACTACCACGACGCGCTGATGGACAGCTCCGACGGACTCAGCAAGGCCGAACGCGAACTCGTCGTGGTCGCCACCTCCGGCGCGAACCACTGCACCTACTGCGTGGTGGCGCACGGTGCGATCCTGCGCATCCGCGCGAAGGATCCCGAGCTGGCCGACCGCGTGTCCAGCAACCCGTGGCAGGTCGAGCTGGACGAGCGTGGCCGCGCGATCGTCGACCTGGCACTGGCGCTCGCCCACGACTCGGCGCGCTTCGGCGAGACCGAGCTGGCGGCCGCACGCGCCGCCGGGCTCACCGAGGACGAGATCTGGGACGTCGGCGCCATCACCGCGCTCTTCGCCATGTCGAACCGGCTCGCGCACCTGACCGCACTGCGCCCGAACGCCGAGTTCTTCACGATGGGCCGTTAG
- a CDS encoding DUF1996 domain-containing protein, whose translation MRYSMGRHRISRRTKLTTGAIGLVIAVGAVVVNATAGDPAPASADGADKSLFVDILTVPPNVKKPTPQRKASKGTFTVDCGRNENGHFNPDNFIAQPGVRNGAQHLHDYVGNLSTNADSNNRSLARAGTTCRNGDKSTYFWPVLRINTEEEEPAENPPAEEQKAQRKQAQAADQAAKAEPRVDCPDVASQLPDEIPEPAQAAVETELGNLDGQLDAAEQKVQGGEDPAAVLEPLKGERAAAIDRMANAIDAEADKPQNLAELAPCGVKDQNNPGVANGDENSDNAQAEGTEQKAKQPQPEENDNNELEGNEGEIQRPEKVDLTFRGSPVTRVTAMPRFLRILYGDAKVSTNGPKNARDSWTCSGFEDRVLMNKYPICPEGSKVVRLHDFPSCWDGKNIDSANHRDHIVFPDQNGRCGRGFRAVPQLRITLTYNVPRAVQVAGQYAVDSFPEEEHNPFSDHDDFANVMSQRIMWRLVNCVNRNKICQE comes from the coding sequence ATGAGGTACTCCATGGGTAGACATCGCATTTCCAGACGCACGAAACTGACCACCGGCGCGATCGGACTGGTGATCGCGGTCGGTGCGGTCGTGGTCAACGCGACCGCCGGTGACCCCGCACCGGCGAGCGCGGACGGCGCCGACAAGTCGCTGTTCGTCGACATCCTCACGGTGCCGCCGAACGTGAAGAAGCCGACGCCGCAGCGCAAAGCCAGCAAAGGTACGTTCACGGTCGACTGTGGACGGAACGAGAACGGGCACTTCAACCCGGACAACTTCATCGCCCAGCCGGGCGTGCGCAACGGCGCCCAGCACCTGCACGACTACGTGGGCAACCTGTCCACCAACGCCGATTCCAACAACCGCAGCCTGGCCCGGGCGGGCACCACCTGCCGCAACGGTGACAAATCCACCTATTTCTGGCCGGTGCTGCGCATCAACACCGAAGAAGAAGAGCCGGCGGAAAATCCGCCCGCGGAAGAACAGAAAGCGCAGCGGAAACAGGCGCAGGCGGCCGATCAGGCGGCCAAGGCCGAACCGCGGGTCGACTGCCCCGACGTGGCCAGCCAGCTGCCCGACGAAATCCCCGAACCCGCGCAGGCCGCGGTCGAAACCGAACTGGGCAATCTCGACGGTCAGCTCGACGCGGCCGAGCAGAAGGTGCAGGGCGGTGAGGACCCGGCCGCGGTACTCGAACCGCTGAAGGGCGAGCGCGCAGCGGCCATCGACCGGATGGCGAACGCGATCGACGCCGAGGCCGACAAGCCGCAGAACCTCGCGGAACTGGCGCCGTGCGGGGTCAAGGACCAGAACAACCCCGGCGTGGCCAACGGTGACGAGAACAGCGACAACGCACAGGCCGAAGGCACCGAGCAGAAGGCGAAGCAGCCCCAGCCGGAGGAGAACGACAACAACGAACTTGAAGGCAACGAGGGCGAGATCCAGCGCCCGGAGAAGGTCGACCTGACCTTCCGCGGCAGCCCGGTCACCCGCGTCACCGCGATGCCGCGCTTCCTGCGGATCCTCTACGGTGACGCCAAAGTGAGCACGAACGGGCCGAAGAACGCGCGCGATTCGTGGACCTGCAGCGGATTCGAGGACCGGGTGCTGATGAACAAGTACCCGATCTGCCCCGAGGGCAGCAAGGTGGTGCGGCTGCACGACTTCCCGAGCTGCTGGGACGGGAAGAACATCGACTCGGCCAACCACCGCGACCACATCGTCTTCCCGGACCAGAACGGCCGCTGCGGCCGGGGTTTCCGGGCGGTGCCGCAGCTGCGGATCACGCTGACCTACAACGTGCCGCGTGCGGTGCAGGTCGCCGGGCAGTACGCGGTGGACTCCTTCCCGGAGGAGGAGCACAACCCGTTCAGCGATCACGACGACTTCGCGAACGTGATGTCGCAGCGCATCATGTGGCGCCTGGTCAACTGCGTCAACCGCAACAAGATCTGCCAGGAGTGA
- a CDS encoding protein-tyrosine phosphatase family protein, with translation MSTIQLTGAIELPDGTWVRGRGLRRGAPEGEPPDHGLYLGTRMLRRRYGGHVTWPREWISWPDFLLPLDRRSAIARIRALHELAKDGRRVEVACGGGVGRTGTVLACLAQLAGVPAAESIDWTREHHHPRAVETPWQRAWVLKFLE, from the coding sequence GTGAGCACGATCCAGCTGACCGGCGCCATCGAACTGCCAGACGGAACCTGGGTGCGCGGCCGGGGCCTGCGCCGCGGCGCGCCCGAAGGCGAGCCACCGGACCACGGCTTGTACCTGGGCACGCGGATGCTGCGCCGTCGCTACGGCGGGCACGTGACCTGGCCGCGGGAGTGGATCAGCTGGCCGGACTTCCTGCTGCCGCTGGACCGCCGCTCCGCGATCGCCCGCATCCGCGCCCTGCACGAACTGGCCAAGGACGGGCGCCGCGTGGAGGTCGCCTGCGGTGGCGGCGTCGGCCGGACCGGCACCGTGCTGGCCTGCCTGGCCCAGCTGGCCGGCGTGCCCGCGGCCGAGTCCATCGACTGGACACGCGAGCACCACCACCCGCGCGCGGTCGAAACCCCGTGGCAGCGTGCCTGGGTCCTCAAGTTCCTGGAGTGA
- a CDS encoding alpha/beta fold hydrolase encodes MPIAHAPDGVELYYEVHGDGERVLVLLAGQANNHHWWDSARPDFEPFFRTVTYDHRGLGRSGKPDDDSYSTRGFAGDVVAILDHLGVDRADVYGTSMGGRVAQWLAADHPGRVGRLVLGCTSPGLPHGFERDREVKRALGQRDAAAARRALLELMYTPEWLATHPGPYLTLGDPDMPPHARRAHLLASARHNSWDALPGITAPTLVVHGTDDVFNPTANAPLLAERIPGASLHLIPGARHAYFEEFRDVASPLVLEFLTDG; translated from the coding sequence ATGCCCATCGCGCACGCGCCTGACGGTGTCGAGCTGTACTACGAAGTGCACGGCGACGGCGAACGCGTACTGGTGTTGCTGGCCGGGCAGGCGAACAACCACCACTGGTGGGACAGCGCCCGTCCGGACTTCGAGCCGTTCTTCCGCACCGTCACCTACGACCACCGCGGGCTCGGGCGCAGCGGCAAGCCGGACGACGATTCCTACAGCACCAGGGGTTTCGCCGGGGACGTGGTGGCCATTTTGGACCATCTCGGGGTGGACCGGGCCGACGTGTACGGCACCTCGATGGGCGGCCGGGTCGCGCAGTGGCTGGCCGCGGACCACCCCGGCCGGGTGGGCAGGCTGGTGCTCGGCTGCACCTCCCCGGGCCTGCCGCACGGCTTCGAACGCGACCGCGAGGTCAAGCGCGCGCTCGGCCAGCGCGACGCCGCCGCGGCTCGGCGCGCGCTGCTGGAACTGATGTACACCCCCGAGTGGCTCGCGACGCACCCCGGCCCGTACCTCACGCTGGGTGATCCGGACATGCCGCCGCACGCCCGTCGCGCGCACCTGCTCGCCAGCGCCCGGCACAACAGCTGGGACGCGCTGCCCGGCATCACCGCGCCCACGCTCGTGGTGCACGGCACCGACGACGTGTTCAACCCCACCGCCAACGCTCCCCTGCTCGCCGAGCGGATTCCGGGCGCGAGCCTGCACCTGATCCCCGGTGCGCGTCACGCCTACTTCGAGGAGTTCCGCGACGTCGCGAGCCCGCTGGTGCTGGAGTTCCTCACCGACGGGTAG
- a CDS encoding ATP-binding protein, with translation MIDRPSAADQLFAGPGETRARLRRTDWAATPLGPVEDWPIELRSAIRTVLPSNIPMLLWWGPELVQIFNDAYTPVLGDKYPAAIGQPGAECWAEVWDELGPLAQSVLDGDGATYTEKQRLFLRRHGYLEETYWTFSYSPVHAEDSSVAGVFVATTDVTVQVLAERRMEILRRLGTINLAGAEHPVTHACREAIRILSGNPADLPVVAASLRDDGTPRPPEFRLESAEAGRLAEFPLTVTGLPEPVGELVLGISPYREFDESYRGFLELIAARLSAMLTDALAYETERRRALALAELDAAKTRFFQNVSHEFRTPLTLLLGPLEALLEQGILPADQQRVMTEALRAARRLQRLVDTLLDVARAESGRLRAHWEPADPARLTAECAAMFGSAAEQAGLELRVELDERASTVIELDQEMWARIVLNLLSNALKFTHEGSITLGLAVRDEQLVLTVADTGTGIPAHELDRVFDRFHQVEGTAGRTGEGAGIGLSLVADLTATMGGTVAVASEPGVGSTFTVTVPWKPVDAEPAPPAVAATVGAGFADEAGQWLRPQETVAADGEARILLVEDNADMRAHILRLLRAQGWAVDLAADVDTALARITEHRPHLVLSDVMLPGRDGLSLLRELRADPVTARLPVMLLTARAGAESAVDGLSSGADDYITKPFHPGELVARVRVNLELSWLRETLIAAGEREAADLRKALDTRTTVSEAVGLVMAAFRCDADTAFDKLVGFSQSRNVKVRDIAAEVVADFTATISDGESAVTDADSRP, from the coding sequence ATGATCGACAGACCGTCGGCGGCGGACCAGCTCTTCGCCGGTCCAGGGGAAACCCGTGCCCGGCTGCGGCGCACCGACTGGGCGGCCACCCCGCTGGGCCCGGTCGAGGACTGGCCGATCGAGTTGCGCAGCGCGATCCGCACGGTGCTGCCGTCGAACATCCCGATGCTCCTGTGGTGGGGGCCGGAACTGGTGCAGATCTTCAACGACGCCTACACCCCGGTGCTCGGCGACAAGTACCCGGCCGCGATCGGCCAGCCCGGCGCCGAGTGCTGGGCCGAGGTCTGGGACGAGCTGGGCCCGCTGGCCCAGAGCGTGCTCGACGGCGACGGGGCCACCTACACCGAGAAGCAGCGGCTCTTCCTGCGGCGCCACGGTTATCTCGAAGAGACCTACTGGACCTTCTCCTACAGCCCGGTGCACGCCGAGGACAGCTCGGTGGCCGGGGTTTTCGTCGCCACCACCGACGTCACCGTGCAGGTGCTGGCCGAGCGGCGGATGGAGATCCTGCGCCGCCTCGGCACGATCAACCTGGCCGGGGCCGAGCACCCGGTGACCCACGCCTGTCGCGAGGCGATCCGCATCCTCAGCGGCAATCCGGCCGATCTCCCGGTGGTGGCGGCTTCCCTGCGGGACGACGGCACCCCGCGACCGCCGGAGTTCCGGCTCGAATCGGCCGAAGCCGGCCGGCTCGCCGAGTTCCCGCTGACCGTGACCGGGCTGCCGGAGCCGGTCGGCGAGCTGGTGCTCGGCATCAGCCCGTACCGCGAGTTCGACGAGTCCTACCGCGGTTTTCTCGAGCTGATCGCCGCGCGGCTCTCGGCGATGCTGACCGACGCGCTGGCCTACGAGACCGAACGCCGCCGCGCGCTCGCGCTGGCCGAGCTGGACGCGGCGAAGACCCGGTTCTTCCAGAACGTCAGCCACGAGTTCCGCACCCCGCTCACGCTGCTGCTCGGCCCGCTGGAGGCGTTGCTGGAGCAGGGCATTCTGCCCGCGGACCAGCAGCGGGTGATGACCGAAGCGCTGCGCGCGGCCCGTCGGCTGCAACGGCTGGTGGACACCCTGCTCGACGTCGCCAGGGCCGAGTCCGGCCGGTTGCGGGCGCACTGGGAGCCCGCCGACCCGGCGCGGCTGACCGCCGAGTGCGCAGCCATGTTCGGCTCCGCCGCCGAGCAGGCCGGGCTGGAGCTGCGAGTGGAACTCGACGAGCGCGCGAGCACGGTGATCGAGCTGGACCAGGAAATGTGGGCCAGGATCGTGCTCAACCTGCTGTCCAACGCGCTCAAGTTCACCCACGAGGGCTCGATCACGCTCGGCCTCGCCGTGCGCGACGAGCAGCTGGTGCTGACCGTGGCCGACACCGGGACCGGCATCCCGGCCCACGAGCTGGACCGCGTGTTCGACCGGTTCCACCAGGTCGAAGGCACTGCCGGGCGGACCGGGGAGGGCGCGGGCATCGGGTTGTCGCTGGTCGCGGACCTGACCGCGACCATGGGCGGCACGGTCGCGGTGGCCAGCGAACCGGGCGTGGGCAGCACTTTCACCGTCACCGTGCCGTGGAAGCCGGTGGACGCCGAGCCTGCCCCGCCCGCGGTGGCCGCCACCGTCGGTGCCGGTTTCGCCGACGAGGCCGGGCAGTGGCTCCGTCCACAGGAGACTGTCGCCGCCGACGGCGAGGCGCGCATCCTGCTGGTCGAGGACAACGCCGACATGCGCGCGCACATCCTGCGCCTGCTGCGGGCGCAGGGCTGGGCGGTCGACCTGGCGGCCGATGTGGACACCGCACTGGCCAGGATCACCGAGCACCGGCCGCATCTGGTGCTCAGCGACGTGATGCTGCCCGGCCGCGACGGCCTCTCGCTGCTGCGTGAGCTGCGCGCCGATCCGGTCACCGCCCGGCTGCCGGTCATGCTGCTCACCGCCCGCGCCGGCGCGGAGTCCGCTGTGGACGGTCTGAGCAGCGGAGCCGACGACTACATCACCAAGCCGTTCCACCCCGGCGAGCTGGTCGCCAGGGTGCGGGTGAACCTGGAGCTGTCGTGGCTGCGGGAGACGCTGATCGCCGCCGGTGAGCGCGAGGCCGCGGACCTGCGCAAGGCGCTGGACACCCGGACCACGGTCAGCGAGGCCGTCGGGCTGGTGATGGCGGCGTTCCGGTGCGACGCGGACACCGCCTTCGACAAGCTGGTCGGTTTCTCGCAGAGCCGCAACGTCAAGGTCCGCGACATCGCCGCCGAGGTGGTGGCCGACTTCACCGCCACCATCAGCGATGGGGAAAGCGCCGTCACGGATGCAGACTCGCGCCCTTGA
- a CDS encoding DUF2000 domain-containing protein encodes MTAARFDTKIAVLLRNDLESWQRLNITAFLSSAIAGADPALIGEPYADADGIEYLAMFRQPVLVFTGDAELLTTAHGRALSRGLKLAVFTEELFGTGNDTDNRAAVAAVPTEKLNLVGIALHGPKNAVDKALKGASLHP; translated from the coding sequence GTGACCGCCGCCCGGTTCGACACCAAGATCGCCGTCCTGCTGCGCAACGACCTGGAGTCGTGGCAGCGGCTCAACATCACCGCCTTCCTGAGCAGCGCGATCGCCGGGGCCGACCCCGCCCTGATCGGTGAGCCCTACGCCGACGCCGACGGCATCGAGTACCTGGCCATGTTCCGCCAGCCCGTGCTGGTCTTCACCGGCGACGCCGAGCTGCTGACCACCGCGCACGGCCGCGCGCTCTCGCGCGGGCTCAAGCTCGCGGTGTTCACCGAGGAGTTGTTCGGCACCGGCAACGACACGGACAACCGGGCCGCGGTGGCCGCGGTGCCGACGGAGAAGCTGAACCTGGTCGGCATCGCGCTGCACGGGCCGAAGAACGCGGTGGACAAGGCGCTCAAGGGCGCGAGTCTGCATCCGTGA
- a CDS encoding MFS transporter: MPAVFCITLGIFSLVTTEILPIGLLTAIAREFGVSDGTAGLTMTLPGLLAAVAAPVVTTATGRFDRRVMLCALVLLLAFADFLAAAAPGYPVLLVSRVLVGLVIGAFWSIGAGLAPRLVAPERVGTAKAVIFSAVPLGSVLGVPAGTFIGELAGWRTAFTVLGVLTAALFLAMLACLPALPAREVTRAAVLGALLRRGSVLTGLAVTFLVVLAHFGAYTYVTPFLLEFTRLGSGAITVFLLVYGIAGIAGNFLAGSTVDERPRRTFLAVAALLAAATALLPVLGGGSVGALVLLALWGLAYGAVPVCSQTWFAKAAPEAPEAATVLFTASFQATIAAGAWLGGLVVDAFSPAAVMVSGGLVATVAVLFVARRPVNRPGVTPR; the protein is encoded by the coding sequence ATGCCCGCGGTTTTCTGCATAACACTGGGAATTTTCTCGCTCGTCACCACCGAGATCCTGCCGATCGGCCTGCTCACGGCGATCGCGCGCGAGTTCGGCGTCTCGGACGGCACGGCCGGGCTGACGATGACCCTGCCCGGCCTGCTCGCCGCGGTCGCCGCGCCGGTGGTCACCACCGCGACCGGCCGCTTCGACCGGCGGGTGATGCTGTGTGCTTTGGTGCTGTTGCTGGCTTTCGCCGACTTCCTCGCCGCCGCCGCACCCGGTTATCCGGTCCTGCTGGTGTCCAGGGTCCTGGTCGGGCTGGTGATCGGCGCGTTCTGGTCGATCGGCGCCGGACTGGCGCCCCGCCTGGTCGCGCCGGAACGGGTGGGCACGGCCAAGGCGGTGATCTTCTCGGCGGTCCCGCTCGGCTCGGTGCTCGGAGTGCCCGCCGGTACGTTCATCGGCGAGCTGGCGGGCTGGCGCACGGCTTTCACCGTGCTCGGCGTGCTCACCGCGGCACTGTTCCTCGCCATGCTCGCCTGCCTGCCCGCGTTGCCCGCGCGTGAGGTGACCAGGGCGGCGGTGCTCGGCGCGCTGCTGCGGCGGGGGAGTGTCCTCACTGGACTGGCGGTGACCTTCCTGGTTGTGCTCGCCCACTTCGGCGCCTACACCTACGTGACCCCGTTCCTGCTGGAGTTCACCCGGCTCGGCTCCGGCGCTATCACGGTTTTCCTGCTGGTGTACGGAATCGCGGGGATCGCCGGGAACTTCCTCGCCGGGTCCACAGTGGATGAACGGCCACGCCGGACGTTCCTGGCGGTGGCCGCCCTGCTGGCCGCGGCCACCGCGCTGCTTCCCGTGCTGGGTGGCGGTTCCGTCGGCGCGCTGGTGCTGCTGGCGTTGTGGGGCCTGGCCTACGGCGCGGTGCCGGTGTGCTCCCAGACCTGGTTCGCCAAGGCCGCACCGGAAGCGCCCGAAGCCGCGACCGTGTTGTTCACCGCGTCCTTCCAGGCGACCATCGCCGCCGGTGCCTGGCTCGGCGGGCTGGTCGTGGACGCCTTCTCCCCGGCCGCGGTGATGGTCTCGGGCGGGCTGGTGGCGACCGTGGCGGTGCTGTTCGTGGCCCGGCGGCCGGTGAACCGGCCCGGTGTGACCCCGAGATGA